Proteins encoded by one window of Methylovirgula ligni:
- a CDS encoding 50S ribosomal protein L25/general stress protein Ctc, with product MAETKTLAATVRSAGGKGAARSVRREGRIPAVIYGGGDPAQAISLDWREVNKHIYAGHFLTTIYEIDVEGGKERVIPRDYQLDRINDRPVHVDFLRLKAGSTLRVAIPVHFINQDISPGIKKGGTLNIVRHSIELKVPADAIPEAITVDVGQLDIAESVHISAITLPAGVRPVDTQHDFTIATIAPPIAVIETPAAAAATTAPAAGGAAPAAGATPDAKAAAAAKPKK from the coding sequence ATGGCCGAGACAAAGACGCTCGCGGCCACGGTGCGCAGCGCAGGCGGCAAGGGGGCCGCCCGCAGCGTTCGCCGTGAGGGCCGTATTCCCGCAGTCATTTATGGCGGCGGTGACCCCGCCCAGGCAATTTCGCTCGATTGGCGTGAAGTCAACAAGCACATCTATGCCGGGCATTTTCTGACGACGATCTATGAGATCGATGTCGAGGGCGGCAAGGAGCGGGTCATTCCGCGCGACTATCAGCTTGACCGCATCAACGACCGGCCCGTGCACGTCGATTTCCTGCGGCTGAAAGCCGGTTCGACGCTGCGCGTCGCCATCCCGGTGCATTTCATCAATCAGGACATCAGCCCCGGCATCAAGAAGGGCGGCACGCTCAACATCGTGCGCCATTCGATCGAGCTGAAGGTTCCGGCCGACGCCATTCCCGAGGCGATCACGGTCGATGTCGGCCAGCTCGATATCGCCGAGTCGGTGCATATTTCGGCAATCACGCTGCCGGCCGGCGTCCGTCCGGTCGATACGCAGCATGATTTCACCATCGCGACCATTGCGCCGCCGATCGCCGTCATCGAGACGCCGGCGGCTGCCGCGGCGACGACTGCGCCCGCGGCAGGTGGTGCGGCTCCGGCTGCCGGCGCTACGCCGGATGCCAAGGCTGCGGCTGCGGCCAAGCCGAAGAAGTAA
- a CDS encoding autotransporter outer membrane beta-barrel domain-containing protein — MQGGNDFGALATHGGTITLSDAAVSMYSVGGNNIGLSADSTGGASAITANNVVVSMEDANNPSHVDNEIGAQATNGANITLNSGSVSVYSLGSGEKGLVASGVGSKISANGVLVDVRNGTGAGVEASSGATIALTQDSAIYTGGAGTPGGHLLNGGTITMDGGSVSTAGAGSDGFYVEGNAGILNTAQLNDVTVSATGASFDVNNATADIALTGTTATVNNGIVLDTRGAAGLTIFDAGSSILQGTMITAAGSTSDVTLHDQTTWVMTGNSNVTDLTNDTSTIIYSQPTGDPTQQASFKTLTANNYVGANGLIELNTYLGTDGAPSDLLVIDGGTATGSTALQIANAGGPGEQTYDNGILVVSAINGAATASDAFYLSGGELRAGAFDYDLFQGGLGGSDPESWYLRSSFVVPQPGEPPPTPPVEPPPVTPGQPEPPPVVVPPPITPEQPEPPPIPPPEPPPTPPGPPTPPPVEPPPPPTPPPPPPVTPTPPIQPITPPIEPGPPIPVTPTFPPTDVLPPDPPPSTLPPGTYPIIGPEIATYGVVQPVARQLGLLTLGTLHDRIGDTLLDDIGSCTPDRARAARNAASPLSQWALDCTGNGWRPPVWARVFGERIEDHYLAYADPRTSGQILGMQAGVDLWRGALAPGHRDAAGLYFSYADANVDVDGLVTNATATNYVLEHTGRVDLSGLSAGAYWTHYGPGGWYIDSVIQATRYDGEATTQYASLPTQGYGVIGSLEAGYPFAIPMLGPGFALEPQGQIIGQHVEFDDASDESGEVALGTTNGVTGRLGLRGRWSFETVQGQIWQPYLRVNFWRDWGGNVLTTYATVDQVPLEEQDERVEAGGGLTVKINEDFGVFANGDYEFGVGDTAGGRREGIRGALGVRYSW; from the coding sequence TTGCAAGGCGGTAATGACTTCGGCGCGCTGGCGACACATGGCGGCACGATCACGCTCAGCGATGCAGCGGTCAGCATGTATAGTGTGGGCGGCAACAACATAGGACTTTCGGCTGACAGCACCGGCGGAGCCAGCGCGATCACGGCGAACAATGTGGTTGTGAGCATGGAAGATGCGAACAATCCGTCGCATGTCGATAACGAAATCGGTGCGCAGGCCACGAACGGCGCCAATATCACGCTGAACAGCGGCAGCGTCTCGGTCTATAGCCTTGGCTCCGGCGAAAAAGGTCTGGTCGCGAGCGGCGTCGGAAGCAAAATCTCGGCGAATGGCGTTCTCGTGGATGTTCGCAACGGAACTGGCGCCGGCGTCGAGGCTTCCAGTGGCGCGACAATCGCACTGACGCAGGACAGCGCCATCTACACAGGCGGTGCCGGTACGCCGGGCGGTCATCTGCTGAATGGCGGCACCATTACAATGGACGGCGGCAGCGTATCGACCGCGGGCGCCGGCTCCGACGGATTTTATGTCGAAGGCAATGCCGGCATCCTCAATACGGCGCAGCTCAACGATGTCACGGTGAGCGCGACGGGCGCATCGTTCGATGTGAACAACGCGACCGCCGATATCGCGCTGACCGGCACGACTGCGACTGTCAATAACGGCATTGTCCTCGATACGCGCGGCGCGGCAGGCCTCACGATTTTCGATGCGGGAAGTTCGATTCTTCAGGGTACGATGATCACGGCTGCCGGTAGCACCAGCGATGTGACGCTGCACGATCAGACTACCTGGGTCATGACGGGCAATTCCAATGTCACCGACCTGACCAACGATACGAGCACGATCATCTACTCGCAGCCGACCGGCGATCCGACGCAGCAAGCGAGCTTCAAGACGCTGACGGCCAATAATTATGTCGGCGCGAACGGCCTGATCGAACTCAATACCTATCTCGGCACCGATGGCGCGCCGTCCGACCTCCTCGTCATCGACGGCGGCACGGCGACAGGCTCGACGGCACTTCAGATTGCCAATGCCGGCGGTCCGGGCGAGCAGACATACGACAACGGCATTCTGGTCGTCTCCGCGATCAACGGCGCCGCGACGGCGAGCGACGCCTTCTATCTCAGCGGTGGCGAATTGCGCGCCGGTGCTTTCGATTATGATCTGTTCCAGGGCGGCCTCGGCGGTAGCGACCCGGAGAGTTGGTACTTGCGTTCGTCTTTTGTCGTGCCCCAACCGGGGGAGCCACCACCGACGCCGCCGGTGGAGCCTCCGCCCGTCACTCCGGGGCAGCCGGAGCCGCCGCCGGTGGTCGTCCCGCCGCCGATCACCCCAGAGCAGCCGGAGCCGCCCCCGATACCTCCACCGGAGCCGCCGCCCACGCCGCCGGGTCCGCCTACGCCGCCGCCGGTGGAGCCTCCACCACCGCCGACGCCACCACCGCCGCCGCCGGTCACGCCGACGCCGCCGATCCAACCGATTACGCCGCCAATCGAGCCGGGGCCGCCGATACCCGTGACCCCCACCTTTCCTCCGACGGACGTGCTGCCGCCGGACCCGCCGCCGTCGACGCTGCCGCCCGGCACCTATCCCATCATCGGGCCGGAGATCGCGACCTATGGCGTTGTGCAGCCTGTCGCCCGGCAGTTAGGGCTTCTCACCCTCGGCACGCTGCATGATCGCATTGGCGATACGCTGCTCGATGACATCGGATCCTGCACTCCGGATAGAGCGCGCGCGGCGCGCAACGCGGCGTCGCCTCTTTCGCAATGGGCGCTCGATTGCACCGGCAACGGCTGGCGGCCTCCGGTCTGGGCGCGGGTTTTCGGTGAGCGGATCGAGGACCATTATCTCGCTTATGCCGATCCCAGAACGTCCGGCCAGATTCTCGGGATGCAGGCCGGGGTCGATCTCTGGCGCGGCGCTCTCGCGCCGGGGCACCGCGACGCGGCGGGGCTGTATTTCAGCTACGCCGACGCAAATGTTGACGTGGACGGCCTCGTCACCAATGCGACTGCGACGAATTATGTCCTCGAACATACCGGGCGTGTCGACCTCAGCGGCCTGTCAGCCGGCGCCTATTGGACGCATTACGGGCCGGGCGGCTGGTATATCGACAGCGTGATTCAGGCGACCCGTTACGATGGCGAGGCGACCACGCAATATGCGTCGCTGCCGACGCAGGGCTATGGCGTGATCGGGTCACTCGAGGCGGGTTATCCCTTTGCGATCCCCATGCTCGGGCCGGGCTTCGCGCTTGAGCCGCAGGGCCAGATCATCGGCCAGCATGTCGAATTCGATGATGCGAGCGACGAATCTGGCGAAGTGGCGCTGGGAACGACAAATGGCGTCACCGGCCGCCTCGGCCTGCGTGGCAGATGGAGCTTCGAGACCGTTCAGGGGCAGATCTGGCAACCCTATCTGCGGGTGAACTTCTGGCGTGACTGGGGCGGCAATGTGCTGACGACCTATGCGACGGTCGATCAGGTTCCGCTGGAGGAGCAGGACGAGCGGGTCGAGGCGGGCGGTGGCCTTACGGTGAAGATCAACGAGGATTTTGGCGTCTTCGCCAATGGCGATTATGAGTTTGGCGTGGGCGATACCGCCGGCGGCCGGCGCGAGGGCATCCGTGGTGCCCTGGGCGTGCGCTATTCGTGGTGA
- the hrpB gene encoding ATP-dependent helicase HrpB yields the protein MHNSQAKLPVFVILPQLSAAFEGRTAAVLVAPPGAGKTTIVPLALREAGWARGKKIVLLEPRRLAARAAAERMAALLKESLGETIGLRMRLMSRTSAKTRIEVVTEGVFARMILDDPSLDGVAAVIFDEFHERSLDADFGLALALDSRAHLRPDLRLLVMSATLDGARVASLLGADVPVIAAEGRAFPVETVYLGRDPQERIEAALARAVRKALAEEKGSILVFLPGQGEITRLAALLQEAIRDPAIEVAPLYAALDRTAQEKAIAPTPAGTRKIVLATSIAETSLTIEGVRVVIDCGLARVPRYEPDRGLTRLETVRISRAAADQRRGRAGRTEPGVCYRLWHEAANGAFEAFSAPEILNSDLSGFLLDCIAWGAREPARDLRFLDLPPEPAMKEARALLSELEAIDATGALTDMGRDMRAVALPPRLARMLVAAKEIGEARLAAEVAVLLTERNLGGDDVDLVTRIERLRRERSSRAEDARRLIASLLKQVGGDGAAAASEAGRHLAAAFPDRIAKARGKPGEFLMANGRAAALEPHDVLAREAYLAVGEISGRAAAARILLAAPLTLAEIEAVAGPEIVTREDAQYDSAREKIIARRQRRLGALVLTEQTLSAAEHPDAAKILAEGIAASSFARLPWSKALAQWRDRVNFLRASEGEASWPDLSDAALQAGAADWLAPFLGGKTSLDEIKAADLEAALQALLPYDMQRRLDAEAPTHFETPAGSRIAVDYAAENGPLVSARVQEFYGLEQHPALAKGTVPLTLELLSPAHRPVQITRDLPGFWRGSWAAVKTEMKGRYPRHLWPDDPAKAVPTTRAKPRGT from the coding sequence ATGCATAATTCCCAGGCCAAGCTCCCGGTTTTTGTGATCCTGCCGCAGCTATCTGCCGCGTTCGAGGGCAGGACCGCCGCTGTTCTGGTCGCGCCGCCGGGCGCCGGCAAGACGACCATCGTGCCGCTGGCGCTGCGCGAGGCCGGATGGGCGCGGGGAAAGAAGATCGTTCTCCTTGAGCCGCGCCGGCTGGCCGCGCGCGCCGCCGCCGAGCGCATGGCTGCATTGCTAAAAGAGAGTCTCGGCGAGACGATCGGCCTGCGGATGCGGCTTATGTCCCGCACTTCGGCGAAAACCCGGATCGAGGTGGTGACGGAAGGTGTTTTCGCCCGGATGATTCTGGACGACCCCAGCCTTGATGGCGTCGCCGCCGTCATCTTCGACGAGTTTCACGAGCGTTCGCTCGATGCCGATTTCGGCCTCGCGTTGGCGCTCGACAGTCGGGCGCATCTGCGGCCGGATTTGCGGCTTCTGGTCATGTCGGCGACTCTTGACGGCGCGCGGGTCGCAAGCCTGCTCGGCGCCGATGTGCCGGTGATCGCGGCCGAGGGCCGCGCTTTTCCGGTCGAGACCGTCTATCTTGGCCGCGACCCGCAGGAAAGGATCGAGGCCGCACTCGCCCGCGCGGTGCGCAAGGCGCTGGCGGAAGAGAAAGGCTCGATCCTCGTCTTTCTCCCCGGCCAGGGCGAGATCACGCGGCTCGCTGCTCTGTTACAGGAGGCGATCCGCGATCCAGCGATTGAAGTCGCGCCGCTCTATGCCGCACTCGACCGAACAGCCCAGGAAAAGGCGATCGCGCCGACGCCGGCCGGCACGCGCAAGATTGTGCTCGCCACTTCGATTGCCGAAACCTCACTGACGATCGAAGGTGTGCGCGTCGTGATCGATTGCGGCCTCGCTCGTGTGCCGCGCTATGAACCGGATCGCGGCCTGACGCGGCTAGAGACGGTGCGCATTTCCCGCGCCGCTGCCGATCAGCGCCGCGGCCGCGCGGGGCGCACGGAACCCGGCGTTTGCTACCGCCTCTGGCACGAGGCGGCCAATGGCGCATTCGAAGCTTTTTCCGCGCCGGAAATTCTCAATTCGGATCTCTCCGGCTTTCTGCTCGATTGCATTGCCTGGGGCGCGCGCGAGCCGGCTCGCGATCTGCGCTTTCTCGATCTGCCGCCCGAACCGGCGATGAAGGAGGCGCGCGCGCTGCTGAGCGAGCTTGAGGCGATCGATGCGACAGGCGCCTTGACCGATATGGGCCGCGATATGCGCGCCGTCGCGCTGCCGCCGCGTCTCGCCCGTATGCTCGTCGCGGCAAAGGAGATCGGTGAAGCGCGGCTTGCGGCGGAGGTCGCGGTGCTGCTGACCGAGCGCAATCTTGGCGGTGATGATGTCGATCTCGTCACCCGCATCGAACGCTTGCGCCGCGAGCGTTCGTCGCGCGCCGAGGATGCGCGCCGCCTTATCGCCAGCTTGCTGAAACAGGTCGGCGGCGACGGCGCGGCCGCCGCGTCGGAAGCCGGCCGCCATCTTGCGGCGGCTTTCCCGGATCGCATCGCCAAGGCGCGCGGCAAGCCCGGCGAATTCCTGATGGCGAACGGCCGCGCCGCCGCACTCGAACCGCATGATGTACTTGCACGCGAAGCCTATCTGGCTGTCGGCGAAATCTCCGGCCGCGCGGCTGCCGCGCGCATCCTGCTCGCTGCGCCTCTCACGCTCGCGGAGATCGAGGCCGTGGCTGGCCCGGAGATCGTGACGCGGGAGGATGCGCAATATGATTCCGCGCGCGAAAAGATCATCGCGCGGCGCCAGCGCCGGCTCGGCGCGCTCGTTCTGACCGAGCAGACGCTGAGCGCGGCGGAACATCCCGACGCGGCCAAGATTCTGGCCGAAGGTATCGCCGCCTCGAGCTTTGCGCGCCTGCCGTGGAGCAAGGCTTTGGCGCAATGGCGGGACCGGGTGAATTTTTTGCGCGCGAGCGAGGGCGAGGCGTCCTGGCCCGATCTGTCGGACGCGGCTTTGCAAGCCGGCGCCGCCGATTGGCTCGCCCCGTTCCTCGGCGGCAAGACCAGCCTCGACGAGATCAAAGCGGCCGATCTTGAGGCGGCGCTGCAGGCGCTGCTGCCTTACGACATGCAGAGGCGGCTTGATGCGGAAGCGCCGACGCATTTCGAAACGCCGGCGGGTTCGCGCATCGCCGTTGACTATGCGGCGGAGAACGGACCACTCGTCTCGGCGCGCGTGCAGGAATTTTATGGGCTCGAGCAGCATCCGGCGCTGGCCAAGGGCACGGTGCCGTTGACGCTCGAACTGCTGTCGCCGGCGCACCGGCCCGTGCAGATCACGCGCGATCTGCCGGGCTTCTGGCGCGGTTCCTGGGCAGCGGTGAAGACGGAAATGAAGGGCCGCTATCCGCGCCATCTCTGGCCCGACGATCCGGCCAAAGCAGTGCCGACCACGCGGGCGAAGCCACGCGGAACGTGA
- a CDS encoding potassium transporter Kup: MPTAQDKAADPAACGPVVPSSGHSEKKASTAALALGSIGVVYGDIGTSPLYALRESIIHSDRSTGLTEHNVTGTVSLLLWALFFIVTAKYVLFLMRADNKGEGGTLSLMALAQSAFGRRAAPIFFLGVAGAALFSGDAIITPAISVLSALEGLQVGTPLFSDYVIPLTIVVLISVFAVQRHGTAKVATFFGPVMAIFFVIIAVLGAIHIPDAPRILRAFNPFVGIAFLIDHGFIGFLVLGSVFLAVTGAEALYADMGHFGRRPIQLAWLFFVLPALTLNYLGQGALILANHAAIENPFYFLAPRWALLPLVILATAATVIACQAVITGAFSLTRQAIQLGLLPRMEIQHKSETQEGQIFIPKVNRILLIGVLLLVLMFRSSSSLASAYGIAVSGTMVVTTALAFVVVWRKWNWPLWRALAFVSFFLLVDFAFFAANLVKIIDGGWVPLMIASFTMIVMWTFVRGNTLLAEKMQRDSIPLRELIPMLEKSKPTRVPGTAIFLTNQLTSAPSALLHNIKHNKVLHEHVWLMSVRTEDTPRVPAAKRYEIEKLSPDFTTVTLHFGYMESPRIPAALALLRKSGHKFDIMTTSFFLGRRTIKASINSGMPGWQDNLFIALSKQAIDATEFFSIPSDRVVELGAQVAI, translated from the coding sequence ATGCCGACCGCGCAAGATAAGGCCGCCGATCCGGCCGCCTGCGGGCCAGTCGTTCCTTCCAGCGGACATTCAGAGAAAAAGGCAAGCACCGCGGCGCTGGCCCTCGGCTCTATCGGCGTCGTCTACGGCGACATCGGCACCAGCCCGCTCTACGCGCTGCGGGAATCGATCATTCATAGCGACAGGTCGACGGGGCTGACGGAACACAACGTCACCGGGACCGTCTCGCTTCTGCTTTGGGCTTTGTTTTTCATCGTCACCGCGAAGTACGTGCTGTTTCTGATGCGCGCCGACAACAAGGGCGAAGGCGGCACGCTTTCGCTGATGGCGCTGGCTCAATCGGCCTTCGGCCGCCGGGCGGCGCCGATCTTCTTTCTGGGCGTCGCGGGAGCGGCGCTGTTTTCCGGCGACGCGATCATCACCCCTGCGATTTCGGTTCTCTCGGCGCTTGAAGGCCTGCAGGTCGGCACGCCGCTTTTCAGCGATTACGTGATCCCCTTGACGATCGTCGTGCTGATTTCCGTCTTCGCCGTTCAGCGCCACGGGACGGCGAAGGTTGCGACCTTTTTCGGTCCGGTCATGGCGATCTTCTTCGTTATCATCGCCGTGCTCGGGGCAATTCACATCCCGGATGCGCCGCGCATTCTGCGCGCCTTCAATCCGTTTGTCGGCATTGCCTTCCTTATCGATCACGGTTTTATCGGCTTTCTCGTCCTCGGCTCGGTCTTCCTGGCGGTCACCGGCGCGGAAGCGCTCTACGCCGATATGGGCCATTTCGGCCGCCGTCCGATCCAGCTCGCGTGGCTTTTCTTCGTGCTGCCGGCGCTGACGCTCAACTACCTGGGTCAAGGCGCTCTCATTCTCGCCAACCATGCCGCGATCGAGAACCCGTTCTATTTTCTCGCGCCGCGTTGGGCGCTGCTGCCACTCGTGATTCTGGCGACGGCCGCCACAGTCATCGCCTGTCAGGCGGTGATTACCGGCGCCTTCTCGCTTACCCGGCAGGCGATCCAGCTTGGTTTGCTGCCGCGCATGGAGATTCAGCACAAATCCGAAACGCAGGAAGGGCAGATCTTCATTCCGAAGGTCAACCGCATCCTGCTCATCGGCGTGCTCCTGCTCGTTCTCATGTTCAGGAGCTCAAGCTCCCTTGCCTCGGCCTATGGCATCGCGGTCTCCGGCACGATGGTGGTGACGACCGCGCTCGCCTTCGTAGTGGTCTGGCGGAAGTGGAACTGGCCGCTCTGGCGCGCGCTCGCCTTCGTCTCCTTCTTCCTGTTGGTCGATTTCGCCTTCTTCGCCGCCAACCTCGTAAAGATCATCGACGGCGGCTGGGTGCCGCTGATGATCGCCTCCTTCACGATGATCGTGATGTGGACCTTCGTGCGCGGCAATACGTTGCTCGCGGAAAAAATGCAGCGCGATTCGATCCCGTTGCGCGAATTGATCCCGATGCTGGAGAAATCCAAACCGACGCGCGTACCCGGCACGGCGATCTTTCTCACCAATCAATTGACCTCGGCACCCTCGGCACTCCTGCACAACATCAAGCACAACAAGGTGCTGCACGAGCATGTCTGGCTCATGTCTGTGCGCACCGAGGACACGCCACGCGTGCCCGCCGCCAAACGCTACGAGATCGAGAAGCTCTCGCCGGATTTCACCACTGTCACCCTGCATTTCGGCTATATGGAAAGCCCGCGCATCCCCGCCGCGCTGGCGCTGCTGCGCAAGTCGGGCCATAAATTCGATATTATGACGACATCGTTCTTCCTTGGGCGGCGGACGATCAAGGCCTCTATCAACTCCGGCATGCCGGGCTGGCAGGATAATCTCTTCATCGCTCTATCCAAACAGGCGATCGACGCGACGGAATTCTTCTCCATCCCCTCCGACCGCGTCGTCGAACTCGGCGCTCAAGTCGCGATCTGA